The stretch of DNA TTCTGATAGATTATTTTTTGAAAAAGTTTAACAGACAGTATAAAAAACGCCTATCGATTACAGCTGATGCAGTTAAATTAATGGTAAATTATAGATGGGGCGGCAATATTAGAGAGCTTGAGAATACAATAGAAAGGCTTGTTATTATGAACGATTCAGATATAGATGTCTCCGATCTGCCCAGTTATATCAAAGATAATTTTGACATTGATGAGCCTGTTGAGCATATCGAGGCTCCGCTTGGCGATATGCCTTCTGCTATAGAGGCGATAGAAAAACAAAAAATCCAGGATGCTTTAAAAAAAGCAGGATATGTTAAATCCAAAGCTGCAAGATTACTTGGTTACACGATCAGGCAGTTGGACTACAGAATCAAAAAATACAATATAAAAGTTTATAAGCTGTAGACGAAGGCAAGGATTTTAGCAACAGCCTCATAAAGCTCTTCGGGGATCTCTTCGCTAATCTTAAGCTTATAAAGGCTATCTGCAAGATTTGGATCCTTATGAATGTAGATGTCGTTTTCTTTTGCAATCTCTTCGATTTTTTTTGCCAAATAACCTTTGCCTTTTGCCACAACCGTTGGTGCGTTGTCTTCTGTTTTCTGATATCTTAAGGCAACAGCCTTCTTAATTTCATCATCCATCAGTACTGCTTTTTGATTGAAAATAAACCGTTGAGTGTTAAAGTAATCCAGAAACCTTTGTTGAGAGTGGTTTTGTAGGTGTTGTTTTCTAAAGTTGGAGTTCTCACGAAGTAAAAATCAAGGCCTATGCTGTAGCAGTCATCCGTGTATAAAAAGCCAAATTTTTTGGATGGATAATAGGAGTGTATAATACTTTTTTCAAACGACGCGTATGTATAAAGCTTTTTTGTGGGATAAAAATAAACTTTACCGTTGATACTTTCATCTGTCATATTCAGGTCAGGATAGGGTTTGCTCATGGTATAGCCTGCAGATAATCCAGCTCTGTCAAAAGATAGACTCACCGTTTCTGTTGAGTCGATAAAGGTGTGTTTGTGTATAAAGTAGTGTGCCTGAGATGTAAAGCTCAGAAAATCGAATGGCTTAATTGTTGTTTCTTCATAAATTGGTTTTATTCTTGTTTTGTATGAATTAGTGTAGTCATAAACGATGCTTATTTTGTTGTAAAACACCTTTCTGTATCTGGTTTGATTATCCTCAAAAAACTTGGCATTTAGACTGTTTTCAAGTGTAAAGTTGATCTCATTTGTTTTTGAAAATGTTGGCACAAAATCTGCAAAATCCTGCCTTCTTTTGGGGATGTAGTGATATGAAATAGTAGGCGTTATTGTATGCTTCAATCCAAGAAATCCTTTTTTGTTATTTGTTAAAAATATCCCGTATATCGAACTGCTTGCAGTAATTGAATAATCTGGAACAAAACTCTTTCTTGAAAACTTCTGGTTTGTATCGCTGTTTTTCCAGTTTGCATAAATCTCATGAAATCCTGCTTTTGGAGTTATGTTTAAAAATGAAACCTTAAAAGGGTATGAGAGAAATGCTTCAGTTAAGGAATAATAGCCCCTGTTTCCTGTGATTCTAAAGTTGTTGGATAGGGTTTGAGAAAAATCCAGCGTTAGATTTTTGTAGAGTTTTTTGTTTATGGCACCAAACTCCAATACCGGAAGTTTTTGAAGGGTTTCTTTGTTGTTTTTTGCAATTAAATCCTGATAGTAGTAAGCATAAAGTGATAGATAGTAGCTGTTTTTTGCTATATAATACGATGCTTTTGATGTCGTGTATCTATCAGAACTTAGTGTGAGCTTGTTCTGGTTTATAACCTTAAGATTATCTTTATTATTGACGATGTTTATGTCGTATTTGAAATAACCGTATTTGCCAAAATCAGCCCACTGTTGGGCTTTTAGATTTATCCTTGTTTTTTTGTTTTCATTGGTTCCAAATGGCTTTTTTTCTTTAAGGATAGTGATATTCCACTCGCCTTTTGAGTGCTTTGTCCAGTAAAATCTATACTGACCTTTTATACCATCTCCAAGGCGAGAAAAGCTAAATGGATAGAGCGTGATATCCTCAGATGGAGATATATTTATGAAGAATGGTTGAATATATTGATATCCGTCTTTTGATGAAAACCCCAGCTGCGGCATCAAAAATCCTGTTTTTCTTTTTTTATTTAGACTTCTTCTGATAAACGGTGAAGCAAATACTGGAACACTTCTTGCCTGTAAAACAACAGGATAAGCAAATATGTAATCGTCTTTTTTGATATATGTATTTTTGGCCCATATACTCCATTTGGGATATGCTCCCTCTTTAAAGTCTATAAAATCTTTGCATCTGCAGCTTGTGATAACTCCATTTTTTAAATAGTAATGATTTTTGTCGTATAAAATAACCTTTTTTGCTCTTGTATATAGATTGTTGCTTTTTGTGTATATAACGGCATTATCCACAAAGCCTTTGTATGTTGAATAATTTATTATAGCATACTTGCCTTTTATCCAGTCGCCGTTTTTAAATGTGATTAATATGTTATTTTTTGCCTCAAGTCTATATGTGGTGGTGTTGTAGCTAACAAAATCTGCATTAACTGTTATGTTGTCATTTATAATCGTGCAATTTCCGTATGCAGTGTAAGTGTTTGTCTGTTTATTAAAAGAGATGTGGTCTGCTTTGATGTGAATGGCATTATCAGCGTGTGATACTATAGCAAAAAGAAAAAAGAGAATAGTCAGAACAATTTTTCTCATGTATTTCAGTATAATAAAAAAGCTGTTTTTAAGCAAATCAAATTCTTGAAGATTTTTTAAAGAAGTGTAAAATCCCTTTTTAGTTAAAGAGAATTTAATGTTTTGGAGGTGTTTTATGGGTATAAAAAGTTTATTAACTGCAGCAGCAGCTGGTGTTGCAGCGGAAACTGCAGGTGTATTATATCTGTTTAGAAACAAGATGGTTATCGACATCAAAAGTCCGAAGAGCTTTGATGAAACCTGTGAGGCTATATAAAGGGTTATTCCTCAATTTGAAAGTGAGGGCTGGGGTTTTCCCTTTGATAAATGGAATTTTTATAAGGTATTTGAAAGTAGAAATCTTGATGTTGATAATATCAACAAGCTTATGGTGTATTTTATCTGCAATGCCAAATTGGCCGCACGGGTTATAAGTGCAACAAATGCCATGGCAGGTATTATGCCATGCTCTTGGTCTGTCAGCGAAAGAAACGATGGGATTTATATCTCAAAGATGAACATCGGCCTGATGGCAAAGATATTTAGCGGCGAGATTAAAAAAAGCCATGGAGATTGTTGAAGAAACAGAAAAAAGGATGCTAAAGAAGATTTTTGAATAAAAAAGCCCGGTTTAGGCCGGGCTTAGACTTCAACTCCCACGCGCAGGCCACCCCAATGTCTGCCTTCAACATAAATAGGCACCGACATATCATACATGGCGTTTCCTGTATCCCTCAGATATGTCTGTACAAGTAGCGGTTCTGTATTTTTAGCGCATGCAAGACCAACCGGATCATCAAATTTTCTCTTTGACCTATTGCCTATAAGGTCTTTTTCATAATCTCCTGTTAAGGGTTTATCATAGATTGAATTGTGTGCTGCAGCATATCCGTTATCGTCAACAAGCAGGAAGTATTTAAATTTACTGTTTTTTGCAAGATATTTATCCTCAATCGGCTGAATATACTTTTTGACAAAATCTGTGAAGCGAGTTTCATATTTCTGAGGATTGGTGTTTGGTATGGGTCTGTAATTTCTATCCCATATATCAGCCGATGATATCACGCCATCTTTGATTGCTTTTTCTATTGTTTGTTCAATTTCTTCTTTGGCATCCCTTAGAAGTTTGTAGATATCCTCCATTGGATGCTTGATTTTTAATTTTTGTAGCATCTTAAATGCTCTGTCTGAAACCTCACTTAAATCAACACTCTGGCTTGCTACATTATTCAGGTTATCTACCACCTCTCGTGTGGATGCTGTGACAGTTTCAACTGTTTGGGTAACCTCCTCGATTGATGCTGACTGCTCCTCTACGGCTGCTGTTATGGTGTGAAGCATCTGGCTTGCCTTATCGATTTCTGCAACGACATTT from Hippea jasoniae encodes:
- a CDS encoding EscU/YscU/HrcU family type III secretion system export apparatus switch protein — its product is MDDEIKKAVALRYQKTEDNAPTVVAKGKGYLAKKIEEIAKENDIYIHKDPNLADSLYKLKISEEIPEELYEAVAKILAFVYSL
- a CDS encoding LPS-assembly protein LptD encodes the protein MRKIVLTILFFLFAIVSHADNAIHIKADHISFNKQTNTYTAYGNCTIINDNITVNADFVSYNTTTYRLEAKNNILITFKNGDWIKGKYAIINYSTYKGFVDNAVIYTKSNNLYTRAKKVILYDKNHYYLKNGVITSCRCKDFIDFKEGAYPKWSIWAKNTYIKKDDYIFAYPVVLQARSVPVFASPFIRRSLNKKRKTGFLMPQLGFSSKDGYQYIQPFFINISPSEDITLYPFSFSRLGDGIKGQYRFYWTKHSKGEWNITILKEKKPFGTNENKKTRINLKAQQWADFGKYGYFKYDINIVNNKDNLKVINQNKLTLSSDRYTTSKASYYIAKNSYYLSLYAYYYQDLIAKNNKETLQKLPVLEFGAINKKLYKNLTLDFSQTLSNNFRITGNRGYYSLTEAFLSYPFKVSFLNITPKAGFHEIYANWKNSDTNQKFSRKSFVPDYSITASSSIYGIFLTNNKKGFLGLKHTITPTISYHYIPKRRQDFADFVPTFSKTNEINFTLENSLNAKFFEDNQTRYRKVFYNKISIVYDYTNSYKTRIKPIYEETTIKPFDFLSFTSQAHYFIHKHTFIDSTETVSLSFDRAGLSAGYTMSKPYPDLNMTDESINGKVYFYPTKKLYTYASFEKSIIHSYYPSKKFGFLYTDDCYSIGLDFYFVRTPTLENNTYKTTLNKGFWITLTLNGLFSIKKQY
- a CDS encoding DUF302 domain-containing protein; protein product: MNKLMVYFICNAKLAARVISATNAMAGIMPCSWSVSERNDGIYISKMNIGLMAKIFSGEIKKSHGDC